The Methanosarcina acetivorans C2A genome includes the window GAGAAGGAGAGGACATAAATGGGTAAACGAACTCGAATAATTAACGATCCTTCATATTTAGTACCATTACTCAGGACATTTGGATCAAGAACCCATAAAAAAATATTCGATGCACTTTCTAGCAAATGGATGACAAGGGCAGAAATTGATGAGTTCATAGGTTCGGACTCTTCAAGAAGCCTTCATATTCTGAAAAAAGCCGGGCTCCTCGAGAGCCAGTGGAGAGTCCCTGAAGCAGGACAAAAACCCTCAAAAGAATACCACAGTTCTTATTCAAAGGTTCAGGTGAACTTTCAGTGTTCCTTTGAAGACCTCAGTGACATCATTATGCTGACTTTCAAACCGTATGAGGAGGTAAAGGATGCAATGGAGGAACTGGAAAGACTGGTAGAAGAGGGCAACACCTCAATGAGCAACCTCACAAGGACTCTTAACAAAAATCCGTTTTATATCTGCGCCGTTGCCCGCAGGTCCGAAAGGCTTTCAGTAATGGGGCAGAGGTTAAAAATAATTGAAGATGTTGAGGAGAATTACGATTGATGATTAAGATCCTCCAGACCAAGAGTGGCGTCACCAAATTTCAGGTCCTTATTGAGATTGCTGCCCACCAGCCCAATGTCAGGCAAAAAGAGATTGCCGCAAAGATAGGAATAACCCCTCAGGCTGTTTCCGAATACATCAAGGAGCTTGTAAATGACGGGCTCATTGTAACCGAGGGCCGTGTCCGATACAGGATTACAAAAGAGGGCGTGGAATGGGTCCTTGAAAACGCTGCTGAAATGAAACAGTACGCCCGCTTTGTCATGGAGGACATCATCAGCCATGTCTCTACCTGGACAGCCATCACGAAGGAAGAACTCAAAGAAGGCCAGCAGGTCTACCTGAAAATGAAAAACGGGCTCCTCTATGTAAGCAGCACGGAAAAGACCGGGGCTTCAGGCACTGTCATATCCGACGCAGCCGAGGGAGAAGATGTGGGAGTAACAACCCTCAAGGGCCTTATAGACCTGGAAAATGCGACCATTACGATCTGCAAGGTTCCCAGAGTCGAACGCGGAGGGTCAAGAAAAGTTGACCTCGACCGCCTGAAGGCGCTTTCAGCCTCAAAACCCTATATAGCAGCAATCGGGGTAGAATCGTTAATCGCTCTTCGTAAGATCGGTATAAGCCCCAATGTCATGTTCGGAACAAACG containing:
- a CDS encoding ArsR family transcriptional regulator — encoded protein: MGKRTRIINDPSYLVPLLRTFGSRTHKKIFDALSSKWMTRAEIDEFIGSDSSRSLHILKKAGLLESQWRVPEAGQKPSKEYHSSYSKVQVNFQCSFEDLSDIIMLTFKPYEEVKDAMEELERLVEEGNTSMSNLTRTLNKNPFYICAVARRSERLSVMGQRLKIIEDVEENYD
- a CDS encoding MarR family transcriptional regulator; translated protein: MIKILQTKSGVTKFQVLIEIAAHQPNVRQKEIAAKIGITPQAVSEYIKELVNDGLIVTEGRVRYRITKEGVEWVLENAAEMKQYARFVMEDIISHVSTWTAITKEELKEGQQVYLKMKNGLLYVSSTEKTGASGTVISDAAEGEDVGVTTLKGLIDLENATITICKVPRVERGGSRKVDLDRLKALSASKPYIAAIGVESLIALRKIGISPNVMFGTNESVIEAAYHGLSSLVVSVDEQVSALLSRLETENLEYELVDLTVE